A segment of the Echinicola strongylocentroti genome:
TTTGGATAAACAGCGGCTTTGTAGGTGCCAAAGCAGCCAAGGCAACGGTAAGGAAAATCAGAAAGAAGAACCGACCTCGGTAGGGTTTTACAAACTGATAGAGCTTACCAAGCACCTGGGTGTCGATGATGTCTCCGCTTTTTACATTTTCTTTTTCCAGACTCAAAATCTATTGTCTTTTAGATGAATATTTTTTCGGGGTAGGTCACCCTACTGAGGAACAGACCGTGAGGTGGAGCGGCTATGCCCGCCTTCCTTCTGTCTCGGCTGTCCAAAATCTGCTGAAAACCTGATAGATCCAGTTGGCCTTTGCCTATTTCTACCAAGGTTCCTACAATGGCCCTGACCATGCCGCGCAAAAACCGATTGGCCGTTATATGGAATACCAAATGATGGTCTTTTTGTTCCCAAAAAGCTGTTTTTATTTCGCATTCAAAATGATTGACTTCCGTTTTCACCTTACTGAAACACTCAAAATCCCGATGCTGCAATAGCAAAGCTGCCGCCTCGTTCATTTTAGCCACACCCAGCTGGTAAAAGCAATGCCAGGACAACGTTTCTTCAAACGGATTTTTTCGTAAAGAGATATGGTATTCATAGCTTCTCCATTCTGCATCGAAACGTGCATGTGCCTCAGGAATCGCTTCTCTTAGATCATAGGCACTGATATCTTTTGGTAGGACTGCGTTGATTTTTTTGAGAAAAACAGTTTTTTCCAGTTTGTCCGCCCAGTCAAAATGCAAGAATTGCTGTTTGCCGTGGACTCCCGTGTCTGTCCTTCCGCTGCCCATGGTGGCGACGTCTTGCCGTAAGATGGTTTGCAGTGCCTTATTGATGGCTTCTTGTACCGTAATGGCGTTGGGCTGGATTTGCCAGCCGTGATAGTGGGTGCCTTTGTAGGCCACTTCCAGAAAGTACCGTCTGATTGTCTCCATGAACTTACAAAGATACTTTATTCAGGGTGGTTTGCAATGTTGAAAATATAGTTGCGATAGATGAACTTTTTGTTATGTGTTTCATTTTGCAGTAGCAAAATGACCTGGTTTTACTAATTTTCAGTGTTTGCCACTTTTAACTCGGTATTAATTCGGGATTTAGATATGATATTTACAACACGATGGTTGGGGATAGTAGTTGTCACGTTAGTGCTTTTGGGTTGTAGACATGAGAGGCATGTGCATGAAGAAGTGCTTACTCTCCGTGACTCATCCCTATACTTGGGAGTTCATGAAGAAATGAAACTCGAAGTAGATTTTAAAGGGAATGGATATCCTTCCAGTCACCTGATT
Coding sequences within it:
- the truA gene encoding tRNA pseudouridine(38-40) synthase TruA gives rise to the protein METIRRYFLEVAYKGTHYHGWQIQPNAITVQEAINKALQTILRQDVATMGSGRTDTGVHGKQQFLHFDWADKLEKTVFLKKINAVLPKDISAYDLREAIPEAHARFDAEWRSYEYHISLRKNPFEETLSWHCFYQLGVAKMNEAAALLLQHRDFECFSKVKTEVNHFECEIKTAFWEQKDHHLVFHITANRFLRGMVRAIVGTLVEIGKGQLDLSGFQQILDSRDRRKAGIAAPPHGLFLSRVTYPEKIFI